Proteins encoded within one genomic window of Gemmatimonadaceae bacterium:
- the sdaAB gene encoding L-serine ammonia-lyase, iron-sulfur-dependent, subunit beta: MVSLLDIIGPVMVGPSSSHTAGACRLGLLARGLVGGTPERALIELHGSFARTGEGHGTDKALAGGLMGFRPDDERLRDALDIAEREGLAFRFEKTKLGEEGETHPNTVRLTVERGERSAVMVGASLGAGRVLVSAIDDYPVAVSGSYHTIVLVAEDIRGSIARITAILAEDDVNIANLRLSRKQRGGDAFMVIEADERPEERAIDDILALDWVKWAYRLDKVAA, translated from the coding sequence GTGGTTTCTCTTCTCGACATCATCGGTCCCGTCATGGTCGGCCCCTCGTCGTCTCATACGGCGGGTGCCTGTCGGCTCGGGCTGTTGGCACGAGGACTCGTCGGTGGAACGCCCGAGCGTGCGCTGATCGAACTGCACGGGTCGTTCGCGCGAACGGGAGAGGGGCACGGCACGGACAAGGCACTGGCCGGTGGACTCATGGGATTCCGGCCTGACGACGAACGCCTGCGCGACGCGCTCGACATTGCCGAGCGCGAGGGACTGGCGTTCCGGTTCGAGAAGACCAAACTCGGCGAGGAAGGCGAGACGCATCCCAATACCGTGCGCCTCACCGTCGAACGGGGCGAGCGGAGTGCGGTGATGGTGGGGGCGTCGTTAGGCGCCGGCCGCGTGCTCGTCAGTGCCATCGACGACTATCCGGTCGCGGTCTCGGGCAGCTACCACACGATCGTGCTCGTTGCCGAGGACATCCGCGGGTCCATCGCGCGCATCACGGCGATCCTCGCCGAGGACGACGTCAACATCGCCAACCTGCGGCTGTCGAGAAAGCAGCGCGGCGGTGATGCCTTCATGGTCATCGAAGCCGACGAACGACCGGAGGAGCGTGCGATCGACGACATCCTGGCGCTCGACTGGGTGAAGTGGGCGTACCGCCTCGACAAGGTCGCGGCGTAA
- the secE gene encoding preprotein translocase subunit SecE → MATEAVARPSVVQRLVRFYNEVMAELKRVTWPDWPQVRQLSIGVIVLSLFIGAVIGLMDLVLQTVLVRWIPSLFGG, encoded by the coding sequence GTGGCCACCGAAGCTGTCGCCCGCCCGTCCGTCGTCCAGCGCCTCGTCCGGTTCTACAACGAGGTGATGGCTGAGCTGAAGCGCGTTACGTGGCCGGACTGGCCGCAGGTGCGCCAGCTCTCGATCGGCGTCATCGTGCTCTCCCTGTTCATCGGCGCGGTCATCGGATTGATGGACCTGGTCCTGCAGACCGTGCTCGTGCGGTGGATCCCCTCGCTGTTCGGAGGTTGA
- a CDS encoding macro domain-containing protein, translated as MRLDIAIDDLAFVAADAIARPVNAELRATTPLQRRLEGAAGPTLSAQLRVTEPLDIGAAVVTAAGGLEAGLLIHAVVMTEHEAVSRTGVQRAMTSALQRARDWKLARVAFAPFGLGAGNLDVDEAAQVMVGVLNDHASAEFPREVTIVVENEVEAAAFRAARAWAWREAL; from the coding sequence GTGCGCCTCGATATCGCGATCGACGACCTCGCGTTTGTCGCAGCCGATGCGATCGCCAGGCCGGTGAACGCGGAGCTGCGTGCGACGACGCCACTGCAGCGGCGCCTGGAAGGCGCGGCGGGTCCGACGCTTTCTGCACAGCTGCGCGTGACGGAGCCCCTCGACATCGGTGCTGCCGTCGTGACGGCGGCTGGTGGGCTCGAGGCGGGGCTCCTGATTCATGCGGTGGTGATGACCGAGCACGAGGCGGTATCGCGCACGGGAGTGCAGCGCGCGATGACGAGCGCCCTGCAGCGGGCTCGTGACTGGAAGCTTGCGCGGGTGGCTTTTGCGCCGTTCGGCCTTGGGGCGGGCAACCTCGACGTCGATGAAGCCGCGCAGGTAATGGTCGGCGTACTGAATGACCACGCCAGCGCCGAGTTCCCTCGAGAGGTCACGATCGTGGTGGAGAACGAGGTCGAGGCCGCGGCGTTTCGTGCAGCGCGCGCGTGGGCGTGGCGGGAGGCGCTATGA
- the uvrA gene encoding excinuclease ABC subunit UvrA translates to MAEDALIIRGAREHNLRNIDVQIPRDRLTVVTGLSGSGKSSLAFDTIYAEGQRRYVESLSAYARQFLGLMEKPDVDSIEGLSPAISIEQKSAGHNPRSTVGTVTEIYDYLRLLYARVGTPHCPNCGRAVERQSAGQIADVILTWPEGQRIEILAPLVRGRKGEFRDLFEGARKQGFLRAMVDGQLVELAKPPALNRRQNHDISIVVDRAVVRGEDRGRLVDSLETALKLAEGLVEVVRHGGEQTTQLFSEKFGCPTCGISLPELEPRHFSFNSPFGACTSCSGLGTRRVVSEDLILGDPSLTILEGVVLPWGEPDGYLRRVILPGLARQLGFDLATPWAKLPKGVKQALLHGAGGTTNSASTGTKKGTKRARATTPSVAWEGILALIQRRYTETDSDAIRMELQEYMVERVCPACGGQRLKPESLAVTIDGRSIGDLTTMSIAESRGLFDAMPLRAPGRPGLDAEIAGPILKEVRERLRFLDDVGLDYLTLGRSAESLSGGEAQRIRLATQIGSHLVGVLYILDEPSIGLHQRDNARLLETLKQLRDLGNTVIVVEHDEDTIREADHVIDLGPGAGKHGGLVVAEGTVEQVMRTPSSLTGQYLLGERKIPVPATRRPVSPDRLLRVVGARAHNLRDLTVEFPLGTFVAVTGVSGSGKSTLVEDILHRSLARHFFRARVIPGAHDRLQGLEHIDKVIDIDQSPIGRTPRSNPATYTGLFTPVRELFAELPEAKIRGYGPGRFSFNVKGGRCESCQGDGLVKIEMHFLPDVYIPCDVCKGRRYNRETLEVRFRGLSIAEVLDLTVEDALAFFENQPRIAQRLQTLNDVGLGYVHLGQSATTLSGGEAQRVKLATELSKRDTGRTLYILDEPTTGLHFEDVRVLLDVLHRLVDRGNTVLVIEHNLDVIKTADWIVDLGPEGGTRGGSVVAAGTPEQVVKVKGSHTGQYLAPLLRKRKSG, encoded by the coding sequence ATGGCCGAAGACGCCCTCATCATTCGCGGCGCGCGCGAGCACAACCTCCGCAACATCGATGTCCAGATCCCACGCGACCGCCTGACGGTCGTGACCGGGCTCTCAGGGTCCGGCAAGTCGTCCCTCGCATTCGATACCATCTACGCCGAGGGCCAGCGCCGCTACGTGGAGTCGTTGTCCGCGTATGCCCGACAGTTCCTCGGCCTGATGGAGAAGCCCGACGTCGACTCCATCGAGGGGCTTTCCCCCGCCATTTCAATAGAACAGAAGTCCGCGGGGCATAACCCAAGGTCCACGGTGGGCACCGTCACCGAGATCTACGACTACCTGCGGCTGCTCTATGCGCGCGTCGGCACGCCCCATTGCCCGAACTGTGGCCGTGCGGTCGAGCGCCAGTCCGCCGGGCAGATCGCGGACGTGATCCTCACGTGGCCCGAGGGACAACGCATCGAGATCCTCGCGCCCCTCGTCCGCGGTCGAAAGGGAGAGTTCCGGGACCTCTTCGAGGGCGCGCGCAAACAAGGCTTTCTGCGGGCCATGGTCGACGGTCAGCTGGTCGAGCTGGCGAAGCCGCCCGCACTGAATCGTCGGCAGAATCATGACATCAGCATCGTCGTCGATCGCGCCGTCGTGCGGGGCGAAGACCGGGGACGCCTCGTGGACTCGCTGGAGACGGCGCTCAAGCTGGCCGAGGGTCTCGTCGAGGTCGTGCGCCACGGTGGCGAGCAGACCACGCAGCTGTTCTCGGAGAAATTCGGCTGCCCCACTTGCGGCATTTCGCTGCCCGAGCTGGAACCGCGACATTTCTCGTTCAACTCACCGTTCGGTGCCTGCACGTCGTGCAGCGGGCTCGGGACCCGCCGCGTCGTCAGCGAAGACCTGATCCTCGGTGATCCGAGCCTCACGATTCTCGAGGGCGTCGTGCTGCCCTGGGGCGAGCCCGACGGCTACCTCCGCCGCGTGATCCTGCCGGGCTTGGCCAGGCAACTGGGGTTTGACCTCGCCACGCCATGGGCAAAGTTACCAAAAGGCGTAAAGCAGGCGCTGCTCCACGGAGCGGGCGGTACGACGAACAGCGCGTCCACGGGGACGAAGAAGGGCACGAAGCGGGCCCGCGCGACCACGCCGTCCGTGGCGTGGGAGGGTATCCTGGCCCTCATCCAGCGGCGCTACACGGAAACGGACTCCGACGCGATCCGGATGGAGCTGCAGGAGTACATGGTCGAGCGCGTGTGCCCCGCGTGCGGAGGGCAGCGCCTCAAGCCGGAGTCGCTCGCCGTCACCATCGATGGCCGCAGTATCGGCGACCTCACAACCATGTCGATCGCGGAGTCACGCGGCCTCTTCGACGCGATGCCGCTCCGCGCCCCGGGTCGGCCCGGGCTCGACGCCGAGATCGCCGGGCCGATCCTCAAGGAGGTCCGCGAGCGACTGCGGTTCCTTGACGACGTCGGGCTGGACTACCTCACGCTCGGCCGCTCCGCCGAGTCGCTGTCGGGCGGCGAAGCGCAGCGCATCCGGCTCGCGACGCAGATCGGATCCCACCTCGTGGGCGTGCTGTACATCCTCGACGAGCCGTCCATCGGACTGCACCAGCGCGACAACGCGCGGTTGCTCGAGACGCTCAAGCAGCTCCGCGACCTCGGGAACACGGTGATCGTGGTCGAGCACGACGAGGACACGATTCGCGAGGCGGACCACGTGATCGACCTCGGCCCCGGCGCAGGCAAGCACGGTGGCCTGGTGGTGGCCGAAGGTACCGTCGAGCAGGTGATGCGCACACCGTCTTCGCTGACTGGCCAGTATCTGCTGGGAGAGCGAAAGATCCCGGTGCCGGCGACGCGGCGGCCGGTGTCGCCCGATCGCCTGCTTCGCGTGGTTGGAGCGCGTGCACACAACCTTCGCGATCTTACCGTGGAGTTCCCGCTCGGCACCTTCGTGGCGGTCACCGGCGTCTCCGGTTCAGGCAAGTCCACCCTGGTCGAGGACATTCTCCACCGGTCGTTGGCTCGCCACTTCTTCCGTGCGCGCGTCATTCCCGGCGCACACGACCGCCTCCAGGGCCTGGAGCACATCGACAAGGTCATCGACATCGACCAGTCCCCGATCGGTCGCACGCCGCGCTCCAATCCCGCCACGTACACGGGCCTCTTCACGCCGGTGCGCGAGCTGTTCGCCGAACTGCCCGAAGCGAAGATCCGCGGCTACGGGCCCGGCCGCTTCTCGTTCAACGTCAAGGGAGGTCGCTGCGAGTCGTGTCAGGGTGATGGCCTCGTGAAGATCGAGATGCACTTCCTGCCCGACGTCTACATCCCGTGTGATGTCTGCAAGGGACGACGCTACAACCGCGAGACACTCGAAGTGCGCTTTCGCGGCCTGAGCATCGCGGAGGTGCTCGACCTCACCGTGGAGGACGCCCTCGCCTTCTTCGAGAATCAGCCACGGATCGCCCAAAGGCTCCAGACGCTCAATGACGTCGGCCTCGGCTATGTGCACCTCGGGCAGAGCGCCACCACGTTGTCGGGCGGCGAAGCGCAACGGGTGAAGCTTGCGACAGAGCTCTCGAAGCGCGACACCGGCCGCACGCTGTACATCCTGGACGAGCCCACCACAGGACTGCATTTCGAGGACGTGCGCGTCCTGCTCGACGTGCTGCACCGGCTCGTGGATCGCGGCAACACGGTCCTCGTCATCGAACACAACCTCGACGTGATCAAGACCGCTGACTGGATCGTCGACCTTGGTCCCGAGGGCGGTACGCGCGGCGGTTCGGTCGTGGCCGCCGGGACGCCGGAGCAGGTGGTGAAGGTGAAGGGCTCACACACGGGCCAGTACCTCGCACCCCTGCTTCGCAAGCGGAAGAGCGGGTAG
- the rpmG gene encoding 50S ribosomal protein L33, whose translation MPRDKIILACSDCKNRNYFTTKNKRTHPERVEWKKFCPRCNKHVVHKETK comes from the coding sequence ATGCCCCGCGACAAGATCATCCTCGCGTGCAGCGACTGCAAGAATCGCAATTACTTCACCACGAAGAACAAGCGCACGCATCCGGAGCGCGTGGAGTGGAAGAAGTTCTGTCCGCGCTGCAACAAGCACGTCGTCCACAAGGAAACGAAGTAA
- a CDS encoding AI-2E family transporter — protein sequence MSDTFATLPRQRFAPALAATVATVLLLWLLGRTADIFLLLFVAILFSLYLGALSEAITRRTRLPASVAFFVGFLGTIGAVIGLVFLLVPPVVEQTQALVANLPRYRDAWQGWLERVLEKYPALRQVYAEESGKLVGTLVQQTEAALGQVLPRVVGLGHAVVNLVSILVMGIFLALYPGTYREWLIALFPPVRRDLVRDVLGDIGTTLRSWLVGQLLAMTILAILTAIGLYLLEVPYWLTFGVFTGAVAIIPFFGTLVSSTIPALFVLGGEGVFGLSPGAHAVFVMVLGFVIHIVEANLVVPLITQKQVEIPPVLSIMAVLIVGRMLGPAGLPVAVPLLATGIVLVRRILVNRIYEGQSLLRPGQDRVLVLRVPSADRGVIVTSDPPIDVLRFVEPTTRSA from the coding sequence GTGAGCGATACGTTCGCGACCCTGCCGCGCCAGCGGTTCGCGCCCGCGCTCGCCGCGACGGTCGCGACCGTCCTGCTCCTGTGGCTGCTCGGCCGCACGGCAGACATCTTCCTCCTGCTGTTTGTCGCGATCCTCTTTTCGCTCTACCTCGGCGCGCTGAGCGAGGCCATCACGCGACGGACGCGCCTCCCGGCGTCCGTCGCGTTCTTTGTCGGATTCCTTGGCACCATCGGGGCCGTCATCGGCCTCGTTTTCCTGCTCGTGCCGCCCGTCGTCGAGCAGACGCAGGCCCTCGTGGCCAACCTCCCGCGCTACCGCGATGCCTGGCAGGGCTGGCTCGAGCGCGTGCTCGAGAAGTACCCCGCCCTGCGACAGGTCTACGCGGAAGAATCGGGGAAGCTCGTCGGGACGCTCGTCCAACAGACCGAAGCCGCACTCGGGCAGGTGCTGCCACGCGTCGTTGGGCTCGGCCACGCCGTCGTCAATCTGGTCTCGATTCTCGTGATGGGGATCTTCCTCGCCCTCTACCCCGGCACCTATCGCGAGTGGCTCATCGCGCTGTTTCCGCCGGTGCGGCGCGATCTCGTGCGCGATGTCCTCGGAGACATCGGCACGACCCTCCGCTCATGGCTGGTCGGGCAGCTCCTCGCGATGACCATCCTCGCGATCCTCACCGCCATTGGGCTCTACCTGCTCGAGGTTCCCTATTGGCTCACCTTCGGCGTCTTCACCGGCGCCGTGGCCATCATCCCGTTCTTCGGCACCCTCGTGTCGTCCACGATCCCGGCGTTGTTCGTTCTTGGCGGCGAAGGCGTCTTTGGCCTGAGTCCCGGAGCGCACGCCGTCTTCGTGATGGTACTCGGCTTCGTGATCCACATCGTCGAGGCCAACCTCGTCGTGCCGCTCATCACGCAGAAGCAGGTGGAGATCCCGCCGGTGCTCAGCATCATGGCGGTGCTCATCGTCGGGCGGATGCTCGGGCCCGCCGGCCTCCCGGTGGCGGTGCCGCTCCTGGCGACCGGTATCGTCCTCGTCAGGCGCATCCTCGTCAATCGCATCTACGAGGGGCAAAGCCTGCTGCGCCCGGGGCAGGATCGCGTGCTCGTGCTTCGCGTTCCATCGGCTGATCGCGGCGTCATCGTCACGTCGGATCCGCCCATCGACGTGCTGCGTTTCGTGGAGCCCACCACGCGCTCCGCCTGA
- the nusG gene encoding transcription termination/antitermination factor NusG, giving the protein MEVHRWYAIQTTAGHENKVKSLILRKIEQDPRPAQERLIRQAMVPTQEVVEIKNGKKVPVERKLYPGYVLVEMVWNQESSHVINSIQGVIKFVQHGLVSPTKEPMALRQEEVNRLLGIVDEKEDEAPREEIPFLIGQAVAITEGPFTDFNGTVEEVITDKGKVRVSVSLFGRPTSVELDYLQLKGY; this is encoded by the coding sequence GTGGAGGTGCACCGCTGGTACGCCATCCAGACCACGGCGGGCCATGAGAACAAGGTCAAGTCGCTGATCCTTCGGAAGATCGAACAGGATCCGCGGCCGGCCCAGGAGCGACTCATCCGGCAGGCCATGGTGCCCACGCAGGAAGTGGTGGAGATCAAGAACGGCAAGAAGGTTCCGGTGGAGCGCAAGCTGTACCCGGGGTACGTGCTCGTCGAAATGGTGTGGAACCAGGAGTCGTCCCACGTCATCAACAGCATCCAGGGCGTCATCAAGTTCGTGCAGCACGGGCTCGTTAGTCCCACCAAGGAGCCGATGGCGCTGCGGCAGGAGGAAGTGAACCGTCTGCTGGGCATCGTCGACGAAAAGGAAGACGAGGCGCCGCGCGAGGAGATTCCATTCCTCATCGGTCAGGCGGTGGCGATCACCGAGGGACCGTTTACCGACTTCAACGGCACGGTCGAGGAAGTGATCACCGACAAGGGCAAGGTCCGGGTTTCGGTCAGCCTGTTTGGTCGCCCGACGTCGGTGGAGCTCGATTACCTCCAGCTCAAGGGCTACTAG
- the sdaAA gene encoding L-serine ammonia-lyase, iron-sulfur-dependent, subunit alpha: MYKAIADAIRDAEARGATLAQVALEAESRDQGRPIEDIRAALRRALTVMRGAVQQGLVGDLRSTSGLVGGDAAKLREGPEGPLAGTPFREVLARALAVQEVNAAMGVIVAAPTAGGAGVLPAVLTGLADARGVDDDRVVDALATAGLIGAVVAERASLSGAEGGCQAETGAAAGMAAGAATEMLGGSPTQAGHAVALAQQGTLGLVCDPLGGLVELPCVFRNATGAAIALAAIEMALAGVTFAIPVDEVIDVMGEIGRSMDVRYRETAGGGLAATPTGRRLARERLVQIRKARP; this comes from the coding sequence ATGTACAAGGCCATCGCTGACGCGATTCGCGATGCGGAAGCTCGCGGGGCCACACTGGCCCAGGTCGCCCTCGAGGCAGAGTCGCGCGACCAGGGACGACCGATCGAGGATATTCGTGCCGCACTCCGGCGTGCGCTCACCGTCATGCGCGGTGCGGTGCAGCAAGGTCTCGTTGGCGACCTCCGTTCCACGTCGGGGCTGGTCGGCGGTGACGCCGCAAAGCTCCGCGAAGGTCCGGAGGGCCCGCTCGCCGGCACGCCCTTCCGCGAGGTGCTCGCGCGCGCGCTCGCCGTCCAGGAAGTGAATGCGGCGATGGGCGTCATCGTGGCTGCACCGACGGCGGGAGGCGCGGGCGTGCTCCCGGCGGTGCTTACCGGGCTCGCCGACGCCAGGGGCGTGGACGATGACCGCGTCGTCGATGCGCTCGCCACGGCGGGCCTCATCGGAGCCGTGGTCGCCGAGCGGGCCTCACTTTCGGGTGCAGAAGGTGGATGCCAGGCCGAAACCGGGGCGGCCGCAGGCATGGCTGCGGGTGCCGCCACCGAAATGCTTGGCGGGTCGCCCACACAGGCCGGTCATGCGGTCGCGCTGGCTCAGCAGGGTACCCTTGGACTCGTCTGCGACCCACTGGGCGGACTCGTCGAGCTGCCCTGCGTCTTCCGCAACGCCACGGGGGCGGCGATTGCGCTCGCGGCCATCGAGATGGCGCTCGCCGGCGTCACGTTCGCCATTCCGGTGGACGAGGTGATCGACGTGATGGGCGAGATCGGCCGATCAATGGATGTTCGCTATCGGGAGACCGCCGGCGGCGGCCTCGCGGCCACACCGACCGGGCGGCGCCTGGCACGAGAGCGACTCGTGCAGATCCGGAAAGCACGGCCCTGA
- a CDS encoding cysteine--tRNA ligase — protein sequence MTFRLYNTLSRSVEPFAPADGETVRMYTCGPTVYDPAHVGNFRTFLFNDLMRRTLRLQGWKVVQVQNLTDVDDKIIKRAKATGKSILEVTEPITAIFHQDRRYLRIEDAEEYPKATTHIPEMIALVETLLAKGVAYLAEDGSVYFSIARFPGYGKLSRLDAREVKSGARVAQDDYTKEHAQDFALWKRAKEEDETTGAAWDAPFGRGRPGWHLECSAMAMKYLGETLDIHGGGIDLVFPHHEDEIAQSEAATGQPFSRFWCHGEFLQIDGTKMSKRLGNITTVKDLRERGISAAALRHFVYSTHYRKQMNLSGEGLEGSLEAVRRIGEFAHRLAQMRGATPDLGAVAREAEAEFRAALADDLNAPEAVAALFGFIQKANAELDRNGADTAALSEGRRVFDLMDSVLDLQPRVVRLVVGPASIEPDPTTLSDSDEAEQEALRWAVGRVRERLEARRERDFARSDAIRGEVELRGFVVKDTATGTQLERWR from the coding sequence ATGACCTTCCGCCTGTACAACACGCTCTCCCGCTCGGTCGAACCCTTTGCGCCCGCCGACGGTGAAACCGTGCGCATGTACACCTGCGGCCCGACGGTGTACGACCCGGCGCACGTCGGGAACTTCCGGACCTTCCTCTTCAACGATCTGATGCGCCGCACCCTGCGGCTCCAGGGGTGGAAGGTCGTCCAGGTCCAGAACCTGACCGACGTCGACGACAAGATCATCAAGCGGGCGAAGGCCACCGGCAAGTCGATCCTCGAGGTCACTGAGCCGATCACCGCCATCTTCCATCAGGATCGACGCTACCTGCGCATCGAGGATGCGGAGGAGTATCCCAAGGCCACGACGCACATCCCGGAAATGATCGCCCTCGTCGAGACCCTGCTCGCCAAAGGCGTCGCGTATCTCGCGGAGGACGGTTCGGTCTACTTCAGCATCGCGCGGTTCCCGGGCTACGGAAAGCTCTCCCGCCTCGACGCGCGTGAGGTGAAGAGCGGCGCCCGCGTCGCGCAGGACGACTACACGAAGGAGCACGCGCAGGACTTTGCGCTCTGGAAGCGGGCAAAGGAGGAGGATGAGACGACGGGGGCTGCCTGGGATGCTCCCTTTGGCCGCGGGCGCCCGGGCTGGCACCTCGAATGCTCGGCGATGGCCATGAAGTACCTCGGCGAAACCCTCGACATCCATGGTGGCGGGATCGACCTCGTATTTCCGCATCATGAGGACGAGATCGCACAGAGCGAAGCGGCGACGGGACAGCCGTTCAGCCGTTTCTGGTGCCACGGGGAGTTTCTGCAAATCGACGGGACGAAAATGTCAAAGCGCCTGGGCAACATCACGACGGTCAAGGATCTCCGCGAGCGCGGGATTTCTGCCGCGGCCCTCAGGCATTTCGTGTACTCGACGCACTACCGGAAGCAGATGAACCTCTCCGGTGAGGGGCTCGAGGGGTCACTGGAGGCGGTCCGCCGAATCGGGGAGTTCGCCCATCGACTGGCGCAGATGCGGGGAGCGACCCCGGACCTTGGCGCCGTGGCGAGGGAGGCCGAGGCCGAGTTCCGGGCCGCGCTCGCAGACGACCTGAACGCGCCCGAGGCGGTTGCAGCCCTGTTCGGGTTCATCCAGAAGGCGAATGCCGAGCTCGACCGGAATGGAGCGGATACGGCGGCGCTGTCCGAGGGTCGCCGGGTTTTCGATCTGATGGACTCGGTGCTCGACCTCCAGCCTCGGGTCGTCCGGCTGGTTGTTGGCCCGGCGTCCATCGAGCCGGACCCCACTACCCTGAGCGACAGCGACGAGGCGGAGCAGGAGGCGCTCCGGTGGGCAGTCGGGCGGGTTCGGGAGCGCCTCGAGGCACGACGGGAGCGCGATTTTGCGCGATCCGACGCGATCCGTGGCGAGGTGGAGCTCCGCGGGTTCGTGGTGAAGGACACCGCGACGGGGACGCAGCTCGAGCGCTGGCGCTAG
- a CDS encoding PspA/IM30 family protein, protein MGIFDRLASLVKSNINDLISSAENPEKMLNQIIVDMRDQLVKAKQQVAAAIADEKRLRDQADNEHKQAQDWEQKAMLAIQQGRDDLAKQALVRQSEHIAHYQQLETTWQSHQLETEKLKTALHDLNDKIEEAKRKKNLLLARQRRAQAQQRIQETMSGLSEKSAFEAFARMEEKIEQNERMLKASNEIDQEFSGDRLQHDFKQLERTAGAASADAQLLALKQKMGLLPSGAPAEKRQLNAGSAPVEDVHAEIEDAHDEKA, encoded by the coding sequence ATGGGCATCTTCGATCGACTCGCCTCACTCGTCAAGTCGAACATCAACGACCTCATCTCCTCCGCCGAGAACCCGGAGAAGATGCTGAATCAGATCATCGTCGACATGCGTGACCAGCTGGTGAAGGCCAAGCAGCAGGTGGCCGCCGCCATTGCCGACGAGAAGCGCCTGCGCGACCAGGCCGACAACGAGCACAAGCAGGCCCAGGACTGGGAGCAGAAGGCCATGCTCGCGATCCAGCAGGGCCGCGACGATCTCGCCAAGCAGGCGCTCGTCAGGCAGAGCGAACACATTGCGCACTACCAGCAGCTCGAGACCACCTGGCAGTCGCACCAGCTCGAAACCGAAAAGCTCAAGACGGCGCTGCACGACCTCAACGACAAGATCGAGGAGGCCAAGCGCAAGAAGAACCTGCTCCTCGCGCGTCAGCGTCGGGCGCAGGCGCAGCAGCGCATCCAGGAGACCATGTCCGGCCTCTCCGAGAAGTCCGCGTTCGAAGCGTTCGCGCGGATGGAGGAGAAGATCGAGCAGAACGAGCGCATGCTGAAGGCGTCGAACGAGATCGACCAGGAGTTCTCGGGCGACCGACTGCAGCACGACTTCAAGCAGCTCGAGCGCACGGCCGGCGCCGCCAGCGCCGACGCACAACTCCTTGCGCTCAAGCAGAAAATGGGTCTCCTGCCGAGCGGCGCCCCGGCCGAGAAGCGCCAGCTCAACGCCGGCAGCGCACCGGTCGAGGACGTGCACGCCGAGATCGAGGACGCACACGACGAAAAGGCCTAG